In Pseudomonas fluorescens, the following are encoded in one genomic region:
- a CDS encoding alkaline phosphatase D family protein, with protein MLKLSVGPIVGHTTTDHARIFVRGKAQKDAPVFAGIRYRQSGHEQWLKTTFARLTNLQDMSDVITLNNLAADTEYEYQAGWFSTTSAGHSVDSLQELPLQWPQELYRLRTRSGTLGTPRAYFVGSCRYLRMTAGIPSAPHLGDRIFASITQLAQQADPPVSAMLMTGDQIYVDDLNFFAPDREYQQILAKYRAAFSQPHISRLMANLSTYMILDDHEIEDNWPAKKRSGDDALYKNAITAYELYQASHSPAFELLDDGRIRRHPKHYWYQFTDGDIEWFVTDSRTRRNLSADDRRLLDTEQEYALCQWLIRSPARVKLVVTSVMFFPDARQNGYDAWAGFPGQRLRLLETIRSHRLKNVIFVSGDVHGSLTSRLTHSEDPDFEVHTIVSSPLCNIKLMPYASRSSFILDRPLARNDAGEYRQELNGKVISRDNFAHLVIDAERIQVNYHDRDGKLLQSTGINLR; from the coding sequence ATGCTAAAACTCTCTGTCGGCCCAATAGTTGGGCACACTACAACTGATCACGCGCGTATCTTTGTGCGCGGCAAAGCGCAAAAAGATGCACCCGTATTTGCCGGCATCCGTTATCGGCAGTCCGGGCATGAACAATGGCTTAAAACTACCTTTGCAAGGCTGACAAACCTGCAAGACATGTCCGATGTCATTACTCTCAATAACCTGGCGGCCGATACCGAATACGAATACCAGGCCGGCTGGTTCAGCACCACCAGTGCCGGGCACTCCGTGGATTCGCTGCAAGAACTGCCGCTGCAATGGCCGCAAGAACTCTATCGCTTGCGCACCCGATCCGGCACGCTCGGCACGCCACGAGCCTATTTCGTTGGCTCATGCCGTTACTTGCGGATGACCGCCGGCATCCCGTCGGCGCCACACCTGGGCGACCGGATATTTGCCTCGATTACACAACTGGCACAGCAAGCCGACCCGCCGGTCAGCGCGATGTTGATGACTGGCGATCAGATCTATGTCGATGATTTGAATTTTTTCGCGCCTGACCGCGAATATCAGCAAATTCTCGCAAAATACCGTGCAGCTTTCTCCCAGCCGCATATTTCCAGGTTAATGGCCAACCTATCGACTTACATGATCCTCGACGATCACGAAATTGAAGATAACTGGCCGGCCAAGAAAAGATCAGGCGATGATGCTCTATATAAAAACGCCATCACTGCTTATGAGTTATATCAAGCCAGCCACAGCCCGGCATTTGAATTACTTGACGATGGGCGGATCCGCCGGCATCCGAAGCACTATTGGTATCAGTTCACCGATGGCGATATCGAATGGTTTGTCACCGATAGTCGCACCCGGCGCAATCTATCCGCCGATGATCGCCGCCTGCTTGATACCGAACAGGAATATGCCCTGTGCCAATGGCTGATCCGCAGCCCGGCGCGGGTCAAACTGGTGGTCACCAGCGTGATGTTCTTCCCCGATGCCAGGCAAAACGGGTATGACGCCTGGGCCGGTTTTCCCGGGCAACGGCTGCGGTTGCTGGAGACCATTCGTTCGCACCGGCTGAAGAATGTCATTTTCGTTTCCGGTGACGTTCACGGCTCCTTGACCAGTCGACTGACCCACAGCGAAGACCCGGACTTTGAGGTGCACACCATCGTGTCGTCGCCATTGTGCAACATCAAACTGATGCCCTATGCCAGTCGATCCAGCTTTATCCTCGACCGGCCATTGGCACGCAACGATGCAGGTGAATATCGACAGGAATTGAATGGCAAAGTCATCAGTCGGGATAACTTCGCGCACCTGGTCATCGATGCAGAACGCATTCAGGTGAATTACCACGATCGGGATGGCAAGTTGCTGCAATCGACAGGCATCAATTTGCGCTGA
- a CDS encoding EAL domain-containing protein, translating to MKSQPDAASRMVAEVVTQLPVPSRLGMLRFERLNEPSWALLFLDPNCERQFGLPAVELCALVGSPYASLMEPQARYELHDAIQQQLSESTHYLIRYTLHTASGSLNLLELGEAYKQHNRHLLRGYLLVIDGLFEDDPLQPALDLETQNSRLQIALELNQRAQQEQLLHLDRVRAQQDLILLLTRQRYSSNNSLREAAELITRSACDIYEIDCASLWHLEGSMLVPISAYHRTTQEYLLPQPIDVSVFPDYLDALHTGRAIDAHNAMRDPRTREMAESLRPRDVNAMLDASIRVDGQVVGVLCLEQTGATRAWQSDEIAFAGELADQFAQVISNHNRRTATSALHLFQRAVEQSANAFLLVNCDGVVEYVNPSFTAITQYSTEEVHGQRLSELPALENLSELLFDAPSALAKSNSWQGEFKSRRKNLEPYWGQLSISKVYGDNRELTHYIGIYEDITQTKLAQQRIERLAYTDNLTNLGNRPAFIRNLDERFARDSDAPISLLLVDIDNFKRINDSLGHQTGDKLLISLARRLRNSLIPSGSLARFASNEFAVLLDNSDLTVGQQVANQLLATLDKPMFVDNQLISVTGSVGLACAPLHGRDPQTLMRNAGLALHKAKANGKHQVQVFTEALNAEASYKLFVENNLRRALTQNELDVFYQPKLCLRSGRLLGMEALLRWDHPEKGMIRPDQFISVAEETGLIIPIGKWIARQACRMSKALTAAGLGNLQVAINLSPKQFSDPDLVASIANILKEEALPAHLLELELTEGLLLEATEDTHLQLDQLKRLGLTLAMDDFGTGYSSLSYLKKFPIDIIKIDRSFIHEIPDNQDDMEITSAVIAMAHNLKIKVVAEGIETAEQLSFLRRHRCDVGQGYLFDRPIPGNELIDKLKRYPRGPIA from the coding sequence ATGAAAAGCCAACCCGATGCCGCCAGCCGTATGGTGGCCGAGGTAGTGACGCAGTTGCCTGTGCCCTCGCGGCTCGGCATGCTGCGTTTCGAACGGCTTAATGAACCCAGCTGGGCGCTGCTGTTTCTCGATCCCAATTGCGAACGCCAGTTCGGCCTGCCCGCCGTGGAGCTGTGTGCGCTGGTGGGCTCGCCCTACGCCAGCCTGATGGAGCCGCAAGCGCGCTATGAACTGCACGACGCGATCCAGCAGCAACTGAGCGAAAGCACGCACTACCTGATCCGCTACACCCTGCACACCGCCTCTGGTTCCCTGAATCTGCTGGAGCTGGGCGAAGCCTACAAACAACACAATCGACACCTGTTACGCGGCTACCTGCTGGTCATCGACGGCCTGTTCGAGGATGACCCGCTGCAACCGGCCCTGGATCTGGAAACCCAGAACTCGCGCCTGCAAATCGCCCTGGAACTCAATCAGCGTGCCCAGCAGGAACAACTGCTGCATCTGGACCGGGTGCGTGCCCAGCAGGACCTGATCCTGCTGCTCACCCGTCAACGCTACAGCAGCAACAACTCCTTGCGCGAAGCCGCCGAGCTGATCACCCGCAGCGCCTGCGACATTTACGAAATCGACTGCGCCAGCCTGTGGCACCTCGAAGGCTCGATGCTGGTGCCGATCTCGGCCTATCACCGCACGACTCAGGAATACCTGCTGCCGCAGCCAATCGACGTCAGTGTGTTCCCCGATTACCTCGACGCCTTGCACACCGGCCGCGCCATCGACGCCCATAACGCCATGCGTGACCCGCGCACCCGGGAGATGGCCGAAAGCCTGCGCCCGCGTGACGTCAACGCAATGCTCGACGCCAGTATCCGCGTCGATGGTCAGGTGGTCGGTGTCTTGTGCCTGGAGCAGACCGGTGCGACCCGCGCCTGGCAGTCAGATGAAATCGCCTTCGCCGGAGAGCTGGCAGACCAGTTTGCCCAGGTCATCAGCAACCACAACCGGCGAACCGCCACCAGCGCCCTGCACCTGTTCCAGCGGGCAGTCGAACAAAGTGCCAACGCCTTTTTGCTGGTCAACTGCGACGGCGTTGTCGAATACGTCAACCCGAGCTTCACTGCGATCACCCAATATTCCACCGAAGAAGTGCACGGCCAGCGCCTGTCAGAACTACCGGCCCTGGAGAACCTCAGCGAACTGCTGTTCGACGCGCCTTCAGCACTGGCCAAGAGCAACAGTTGGCAGGGCGAATTCAAGAGCCGCCGGAAAAACCTCGAACCCTATTGGGGCCAGTTGTCGATCTCCAAGGTTTACGGCGACAACCGCGAGCTGACCCACTACATCGGCATCTACGAAGACATCACCCAGACCAAGCTCGCTCAGCAACGCATCGAGCGCCTGGCCTACACCGACAACCTGACCAACCTTGGCAATCGCCCGGCGTTCATCCGCAACCTCGATGAACGCTTCGCCCGGGACAGCGACGCGCCGATCAGCCTGTTGCTGGTGGACATCGACAACTTCAAGCGGATCAACGACAGCCTCGGCCACCAGACCGGCGACAAACTGCTGATCAGCCTGGCCCGGCGCCTGCGCAACAGCCTGATCCCGAGCGGCAGCCTGGCGCGATTCGCCAGTAACGAATTCGCCGTATTGCTGGACAACAGCGACCTCACGGTCGGCCAGCAAGTGGCCAATCAATTGCTGGCGACCCTCGACAAACCGATGTTCGTCGACAACCAGTTGATCAGCGTCACCGGCTCTGTGGGCCTGGCCTGCGCGCCGCTGCACGGGCGCGACCCGCAAACCCTGATGCGCAACGCCGGGTTGGCGCTGCACAAGGCCAAGGCCAATGGCAAACATCAGGTGCAAGTGTTCACCGAAGCGCTGAATGCCGAGGCCAGCTACAAGCTGTTCGTCGAGAACAACCTGCGCCGCGCCCTGACCCAGAACGAACTCGACGTGTTCTATCAGCCAAAACTGTGCCTGCGCAGCGGGCGCCTATTGGGGATGGAAGCCCTGCTGCGCTGGGACCACCCGGAAAAGGGCATGATCCGCCCGGATCAGTTCATCAGCGTCGCCGAAGAAACCGGGCTGATCATTCCGATCGGCAAATGGATCGCCCGCCAGGCTTGCCGCATGAGCAAAGCGCTGACCGCCGCCGGCCTGGGCAACCTGCAAGTGGCGATCAACCTGTCGCCCAAGCAGTTCTCCGATCCGGACCTGGTGGCCTCCATTGCCAACATCCTCAAGGAAGAAGCCCTGCCAGCTCATTTGCTGGAGCTGGAGCTGACCGAAGGCCTGCTGCTGGAAGCCACCGAAGACACCCACTTGCAGCTCGACCAGCTCAAGCGCCTGGGCCTGACCCTGGCCATGGACGATTTCGGCACCGGTTACTCGTCGCTCAGTTACTTGAAGAAATTCCCCATCGACATCATCAAGATCGATCGAAGCTTCATCCACGAAATCCCGGACAACCAGGACGACATGGAAATCACCTCCGCGGTGATCGCCATGGCGCACAACCTGAAAATCAAGGTCGTGGCTGAAGGCATCGAAACCGCCGAGCAGTTGTCGTTCCTGCGCCGTCACCGCTGCGACGTCGGCCAGGGCTACTTGTTCGACCGTCCGATCCCGGGCAATGAGCTGATCGACAAGCTCAAACGCTACCCGCGTGGCCCAATCGCCTGA
- the rlmJ gene encoding 23S rRNA (adenine(2030)-N(6))-methyltransferase RlmJ, with translation MNYRHAFHAGNHADVFKHLTLTRLIALMSRKEQPFAYLDTHAGIGLYDLQGDQANRTGEYLEGIARLWDQPDLPILTADYMQVLHEMNPDGQLRYYPGSPELARRLTRPQDRVLLNEKHPEDGVLLKDNMAGDRRVKVHLGEGWHVPRALLPVPEKRAVMLIDPPFEKLDEMQRCAASLKEAIGRMRQTVAAIWYPVKDQRALRRFYQDLAGTGAPKLLRVELLVHPLDTPNSLNGSGLAIANPPWGLEEELRELLPWLSEKLGQTQGGWRMDWLIAES, from the coding sequence ATGAATTATCGTCACGCCTTCCATGCCGGCAATCACGCCGATGTGTTCAAACACCTGACCTTGACCCGCCTCATCGCCCTGATGTCGCGCAAGGAGCAGCCGTTTGCCTATCTCGACACCCACGCTGGCATCGGTCTGTATGACCTTCAGGGTGACCAGGCCAACCGTACCGGTGAGTACCTGGAAGGCATTGCGCGTTTGTGGGATCAGCCGGATCTGCCGATCCTGACCGCTGATTACATGCAAGTGCTGCACGAGATGAACCCTGATGGCCAGTTGCGCTATTACCCGGGGTCGCCGGAGTTGGCGCGACGTCTGACTCGTCCGCAGGACCGTGTGTTGCTCAACGAGAAACACCCGGAAGACGGCGTGCTGCTCAAGGACAACATGGCCGGTGATCGCCGGGTCAAGGTGCACTTGGGTGAAGGCTGGCATGTGCCCCGGGCCTTGCTGCCGGTGCCGGAGAAGCGTGCGGTGATGTTGATCGATCCGCCGTTTGAGAAGCTCGACGAGATGCAGCGCTGTGCCGCGTCGTTGAAGGAAGCGATTGGCCGGATGCGCCAGACCGTGGCGGCTATCTGGTACCCGGTGAAGGATCAGCGCGCGCTGCGCCGCTTCTATCAGGACCTGGCCGGTACCGGCGCGCCGAAGTTGTTGCGGGTGGAGTTGCTGGTGCATCCGCTGGATACGCCGAACAGTCTGAACGGCTCAGGGCTGGCGATTGCCAATCCGCCGTGGGGGCTGGAGGAAGAGTTGCGTGAGCTGCTGCCGTGGTTGTCTGAGAAGCTGGGGCAGACCCAGGGTGGGTGGCGGATGGATTGGTTGATTGCCGAGAGTTGA
- the putP gene encoding sodium/proline symporter PutP: MSVSNPTLITFVIYIAAMVLIGLMAYRSTNNLSDYILGGRSLGSVVTALSAGASDMSGWLLMGLPGAIYMSGLSESWIAIGLIVGAYLNWLFVAGRLRVQTEHNGDALTLPDYFASRFEDKSGLLRIISAVVILVFFTIYCASGIVAGARLFESTFGMSYETALWAGAAATIAYTFIGGFLAVSWTDTVQATLMIFALILTPVIVLLATGGVDTTFLAIEAQDPSNFDMLKGTTFIGIISLMGWGLGYFGQPHILARFMAADSVKSIAKARRISMTWMILCLGGTVAVGFFGIAYFSAHPDMAGAVSENHERVFIELAKILFNPWIAGILLSAILAAVMSTLSCQLLVCSSALTEDFYKTFLRKSASQVELVWVGRAMVLLVALVAIALASNPENRVLGLVSYAWAGFGAAFGPVVLISVIWKDMTRNGALAGILVGAITVIVWKHFELLGLYEIIPGFIFASLAIYFVSKMGTPTAGMFQRFAAAENDYRLNK, translated from the coding sequence ATGAGCGTAAGCAATCCAACCCTGATCACGTTCGTGATCTACATCGCAGCAATGGTGCTGATCGGCTTGATGGCCTATCGCTCCACCAACAACCTTTCCGACTACATTCTGGGCGGCCGTAGCCTGGGCAGCGTTGTGACCGCACTGTCCGCCGGTGCCTCCGACATGAGCGGCTGGTTGTTGATGGGCTTGCCCGGCGCGATCTACATGTCCGGCCTTTCCGAAAGCTGGATCGCCATCGGCCTGATCGTCGGCGCCTACCTGAACTGGCTGTTCGTCGCCGGCCGTCTGCGGGTGCAGACCGAGCACAACGGTGATGCACTGACCCTGCCGGACTACTTCGCCAGCCGTTTCGAAGACAAAAGCGGCCTGCTGCGGATCATCTCCGCGGTCGTGATCCTGGTGTTCTTCACCATCTACTGCGCTTCCGGCATCGTGGCCGGTGCCCGTCTGTTCGAAAGCACCTTCGGCATGTCCTACGAGACGGCGCTGTGGGCCGGTGCTGCGGCGACGATTGCCTACACCTTTATCGGCGGATTCCTGGCCGTGAGCTGGACCGATACCGTACAAGCCACCCTGATGATCTTCGCGTTGATCCTGACGCCGGTTATCGTGCTGCTGGCCACTGGCGGCGTCGACACCACGTTCCTGGCCATCGAAGCGCAAGATCCAAGCAACTTCGACATGCTCAAGGGCACCACTTTCATCGGCATCATCTCGCTGATGGGCTGGGGTCTGGGCTACTTCGGCCAGCCGCACATCCTGGCGCGTTTCATGGCTGCCGATTCGGTTAAATCGATCGCCAAGGCCCGTCGCATCTCCATGACCTGGATGATCCTGTGCCTGGGCGGCACCGTGGCAGTCGGCTTCTTCGGTATCGCCTACTTCTCGGCGCACCCGGACATGGCGGGCGCAGTCTCCGAGAACCACGAGCGTGTGTTCATCGAACTGGCCAAGATCCTCTTCAACCCATGGATCGCGGGTATCCTGCTGTCGGCCATTCTGGCTGCGGTGATGAGCACCCTGAGCTGCCAGTTGCTGGTGTGCTCGAGCGCCCTGACCGAAGACTTCTACAAGACCTTCCTGCGTAAATCCGCTTCCCAGGTTGAACTGGTGTGGGTCGGCCGTGCCATGGTGCTGTTGGTTGCCCTGGTTGCGATCGCCCTGGCGTCCAACCCGGAAAACCGTGTACTGGGTCTGGTGAGCTACGCCTGGGCCGGTTTCGGTGCCGCATTCGGTCCGGTCGTGCTGATCTCCGTGATCTGGAAAGACATGACCCGCAACGGCGCACTGGCCGGTATCCTGGTCGGCGCGATCACCGTGATCGTCTGGAAACACTTCGAACTGCTGGGCCTGTACGAAATCATCCCTGGCTTCATCTTCGCCAGCCTGGCGATCTACTTCGTCAGCAAAATGGGCACGCCGACTGCCGGCATGTTCCAGCGTTTTGCTGCTGCCGAGAATGATTACCGCCTGAACAAGTGA
- the aceF gene encoding dihydrolipoyllysine-residue acetyltransferase, translating to MSELIRVPDIGSGEGEVIELFVKVGDRIEADQSILTLESDKASMEVPAPKAGIIKSLKVKLGDRLKEGDELLELEVEGAAVAAPAAAAPAAKAEAKPAAAPAAAPAAASVQQVHVPDIGSSGKAQIIEIQVKVGDTVAADQSLITLESDKASMEIPSPAAGVVKAISVKLNDEVGTGDLILDLEVAGAAAPAVAPAQAAAPTAAAAPAPVAAPAAPVADSVQDIHVPDIGSAGKAKIIEVLVKAGDTVVADQSLITLESDKASMEIPSPAAGVVESVSIKLDDEVGTGDLILKLKVKGAAPAAAPAPAAAAPSAPAPAAAPAAAAPVAAPVAAPAKPGAKVHAGPAVRQLAREFGVELNAVGASGPHGRILKEDVQVYVKAMMQKAKEAPAAAAGATGGAGIPPIPVVDFSRFGEIEEVPMTRLMQVGAANLHRSWLNVPHVTQFDSADITELEAFRVAQKAVAEKAGVKLTILPLLLKTCAHLLKELPDFNSSLAPSGKAIIRKKYVNIGFAVDTPDGLLVPVIKNVDQKSLLQLAAEAASLAEKARTKKLSSDEMQGACFTISSLGHIGGTGFTPIVNAPEVAILGVSKATIQPVWDGKAFQPKLMLPLSLSYDHRVINGAAAARFTKRLSDLLGDIRTMLL from the coding sequence GTGAGCGAACTCATTCGCGTACCTGACATCGGCAGCGGTGAAGGTGAAGTAATTGAACTGTTTGTGAAGGTCGGCGACCGTATCGAAGCCGACCAGAGCATCCTGACACTTGAGTCGGACAAGGCGAGCATGGAAGTGCCTGCGCCGAAGGCCGGTATCATCAAGAGCCTGAAAGTGAAGCTGGGCGATCGCCTGAAAGAAGGCGACGAACTGCTGGAGCTGGAAGTCGAAGGTGCCGCTGTTGCGGCCCCTGCGGCAGCTGCACCGGCGGCCAAGGCTGAAGCCAAACCGGCTGCAGCTCCTGCTGCTGCGCCGGCTGCTGCCAGCGTTCAGCAAGTGCACGTGCCGGACATCGGTTCGTCGGGCAAGGCCCAGATCATCGAGATCCAGGTCAAGGTCGGCGACACCGTCGCGGCTGATCAGTCGCTGATCACCCTGGAGTCGGACAAGGCGAGCATGGAAATCCCGTCGCCTGCCGCTGGCGTGGTCAAGGCCATCAGCGTCAAGCTCAATGACGAAGTCGGCACCGGCGACCTGATCCTGGATCTGGAAGTGGCAGGTGCTGCTGCACCGGCCGTTGCTCCGGCCCAGGCTGCCGCTCCAACTGCCGCCGCTGCGCCTGCTCCTGTAGCAGCTCCGGCTGCACCGGTTGCCGACAGCGTTCAGGACATCCACGTTCCGGACATCGGTTCGGCGGGCAAGGCCAAGATCATCGAAGTCCTGGTCAAGGCCGGCGACACCGTTGTGGCCGACCAGTCGCTGATCACCCTGGAATCCGACAAGGCGAGCATGGAAATCCCGTCGCCAGCCGCTGGCGTGGTGGAAAGCGTTTCCATCAAGCTCGATGACGAAGTCGGTACCGGCGACCTGATCCTCAAGCTGAAAGTCAAAGGCGCTGCACCGGCCGCCGCACCGGCACCTGCCGCTGCTGCTCCGAGCGCTCCGGCTCCAGCTGCTGCTCCTGCCGCCGCCGCACCTGTTGCTGCCCCGGTTGCTGCTCCAGCCAAGCCTGGCGCGAAAGTTCACGCCGGCCCTGCCGTGCGTCAACTGGCCCGTGAATTCGGCGTCGAGCTGAACGCAGTGGGTGCCAGCGGTCCGCACGGTCGCATCCTGAAAGAAGACGTGCAGGTTTACGTCAAGGCCATGATGCAGAAGGCCAAGGAAGCACCGGCCGCTGCTGCTGGCGCAACCGGTGGCGCGGGCATCCCGCCAATTCCGGTCGTGGACTTCAGCCGCTTCGGTGAAATCGAAGAAGTGCCGATGACCCGCCTGATGCAGGTCGGCGCCGCCAACCTGCACCGCAGCTGGCTGAACGTGCCGCACGTGACGCAATTCGACTCGGCGGATATCACTGAGCTCGAAGCGTTCCGTGTTGCCCAGAAAGCCGTTGCAGAGAAGGCCGGCGTCAAGCTGACCATCCTGCCGTTGCTGCTCAAGACCTGCGCGCACCTGCTCAAGGAACTGCCGGACTTCAACAGCTCGCTGGCGCCAAGCGGCAAAGCGATCATCCGCAAGAAATACGTGAACATCGGCTTCGCCGTCGACACCCCGGATGGCCTGCTGGTACCGGTCATCAAGAACGTCGACCAGAAGAGCCTGCTGCAACTGGCCGCCGAGGCTGCTTCCCTGGCTGAAAAAGCCCGGACCAAGAAGCTCTCGTCGGACGAGATGCAAGGTGCCTGCTTCACCATTTCCAGCCTCGGCCACATTGGCGGCACCGGCTTCACGCCGATCGTCAACGCGCCGGAAGTGGCGATCCTCGGTGTCTCCAAGGCAACCATCCAGCCAGTCTGGGACGGCAAAGCCTTCCAGCCGAAACTGATGCTGCCGCTGTCGCTGTCCTACGATCACCGCGTGATCAACGGCGCCGCTGCTGCACGCTTCACCAAGCGTCTGAGCGATCTGCTGGGCGACATCCGCACCATGCTCCTGTAA
- the msrA gene encoding peptide-methionine (S)-S-oxide reductase MsrA: MVLRSEILVNKNVLPTKEQALPGRETAMTLPEKHFVFKDTPLLGPFFEDVDFAIFGLGCFWGAERRFWQREGVVSTVVGYAGGFTPNPTYEEVCSGLTGHTEVVLVVYDKAKVSYEELLVMFWELHNPTQGMRQGNDIGTQYRSVIYATSQEQLDAALKSKETYQAELSKAGLGEISTEIDQAPTVYFAETYHQQYLAKNPEGYCGIGGTGVCMPPSLAGN; encoded by the coding sequence ATGGTTCTGCGCTCGGAAATTCTGGTGAACAAAAACGTGCTCCCTACTAAAGAACAAGCTCTGCCTGGCCGCGAAACCGCGATGACCCTGCCTGAAAAGCACTTTGTGTTTAAAGACACCCCCTTGCTCGGCCCGTTCTTCGAAGATGTCGACTTCGCGATCTTCGGCCTCGGCTGCTTCTGGGGCGCGGAACGCCGCTTCTGGCAGCGTGAAGGCGTGGTCAGCACCGTAGTCGGCTACGCCGGCGGTTTCACGCCGAACCCGACCTACGAAGAAGTCTGCTCGGGCCTGACCGGCCACACCGAAGTGGTGCTGGTGGTGTATGACAAGGCCAAGGTCAGCTACGAAGAACTGCTGGTGATGTTCTGGGAACTGCACAACCCGACGCAAGGCATGCGCCAGGGCAATGACATCGGCACCCAGTACCGTTCGGTGATCTACGCCACTAGCCAGGAACAACTGGACGCGGCGCTCAAGAGCAAGGAAACCTACCAGGCCGAGCTGTCCAAGGCCGGTCTCGGTGAAATCAGCACCGAAATCGACCAGGCTCCGACCGTCTACTTTGCCGAGACGTATCACCAGCAGTACCTGGCGAAAAACCCGGAAGGCTATTGCGGGATCGGCGGTACCGGCGTGTGCATGCCACCGAGCCTGGCGGGTAACTAA